A stretch of Colletotrichum lupini chromosome 2, complete sequence DNA encodes these proteins:
- a CDS encoding single-strand binding protein family encodes MSASALFRRAAVAPRMASAARAFSTTPSNNVARITIVGNLADAPEVVPTSTGREIIRYAVASNSGPKDNRQTSWFRVTSFEAEGPRRDFLQSLPKGTLVYVEGEAAMRAYQDAEGKNRSSLSIIQRSIEVLKRPYTGNNGGEASE; translated from the exons ATGTCTGCTTCCGCCCTCTTCCGccgcgccgccgtcgcccCGCGCATGGCCTCCGCCGCCCGCGCATTCAGCACCACCCCGTCTAACAACGTCGCCCGCATCACTATCGTCGGCAACCTCGCCGACGCCCCCGAGGTCGTCCCAACCAGCACCGGCCGCGAGATTATCAGATACGCCGTCGCCAGCAACAGCGGGCCCAAGGATAACCGCCAGACCAGCTGGTTCCGTGTCACGAGCTTTGAGGCTGAGGGTCCCCGTCGGGATTTCCTTCAGAGCTTGCCCAAGGG CACTCTGGTCTACGTCGAGGGCGAAGCTGCCATGCGCGCCTACCAAGATGCCGAGGGCAAGAACCGCAGCTCCCTGAGCATTATCCAGC GCTCTATCGAGGTCCTCAAGCGTCCTTACACCGGCAACAACGGCGGCGAGGCCAGCGAGTAA
- a CDS encoding 5-aminolevulinate synthase, with protein MEAALRQSKAMCPFLKSASPAKLRALSTSARPHAIQAAPQTTAVSPCGGTMSKLQLLAHRCPVMGKALTVQSAQYGHGRPAKMGGSSSVAGIRALSTNSKPGRANIHTSRSKDARAVDAPLLNKAQAPPSIPAARQSAASTVGMGNSDASKAKFNYEAYYNAELEKKHKDKSYRYFNNINRLAKEFPRAHMAGKEEKVTVWCANDYLGMGRNSHVLKSMHETLDEYGAGAGGTRNISGHNKHAVELEGTIAKLHAKEAALVFSSCYVANDATLATLGSKMPECVILSDSLNHASMIQGIRHSGTKKIVFKHNDVADLEAKLASLPLHIPKLIAFESVYSMCGSIGPIEEICDLAEKYGAITFLDEVHAVGMYGPHGAGVAEHLDFEAHQQGRPKGSIMDRIDIITGTLGKAYGCVGGYIAGSAKLVDMIRSLAPGFIFTTSLPPATMAGAKTAIEYQMDYDGDRRLQQLHTRAVKEALNDRDIPVIPNPSHIIPILVGNAELAKQASDMLLQDYQIYVQSINYPTVPVGQERLRVTPTPGHKKEYRDQLVQALDEIWTKLGIKRTSEWAAEGGFIGVGEADAAPEEPLWTDNQLGIEQAAKEIKAAGNISNGFVEALLERESKATTGQAVSSAI; from the exons ATGGAGGCTGCCCTGCGTCAATCCAAGGCCATGTGCCCCTTCTTGAAGTCGGCCTCGCCCGCCAAACTGCGCGCGCTGTCTACCTCGGCTCGTCCCCACGCCATTCAGGCAGCGCCCCAGACGACGGCCGTCTCTCCTTGCGGAGGAACAATGTCCAAGTTGCAGCTCCTCGCCCACCGCTGCCCCGTCATGGGCAAGGCTCTGACTGTCCAGTCTGCCCAGTACGGCCATGGACGCCCGGCCAAGATGGGAGGCTCTTCCTCTGTTGCTGGCATCCGCGCCTTGAGCACCAACTCCAAGCCCGGCCGCGCCAACATCCACACCAGCCGCAGCAAGGATGCCCGGGCCGTTGATGCTCCTTTGCTCAACAAAG CTCAAGCTCCTCCCAGTATCCCGGCTGCTCGTCAGAGCGCTGCTTCGACTGTTGGTATGGGCAATTCGGACGCCTCTAAGGCCAAGTTCAACTACGAGGCCTACTACAACGCCGAGCTGGAGAAGAAGCACAAGGACAAGTCTTACCGCTACTTCAACAACATCAACCGTCTCGCCAAGGAATTCCCCCGTGCCCATATGGCTGGAAAGGAGGAGAAGGTTACCGTCTGGTGCGCCAATGACTACCTCGGAATGGGCCGCAATTCCCACGTTCTGAAGTCGATGCACGAGACCCTGGACGAGTACGGCGCCGGTGCTGGTGGCACGAGAAACATCTCTGGACACAACAAGCACGCTGTCGAATTGGAGGGCACGATTGCCAAACTGCATGCCAAGGAGGCCGCGCTCGTCTTCAGCTCTTGCTATGTGGCCAACGATGCCACTCTGGCGACTCTGGGTAGCAAGATGCCCGAGTGTGTCATTCTGTCAGACAGCCTGAATCATGCGTCTATGATTCAGGGTATTCGTCATTCCGGAACGAAGAAGATTGTCTTCAAGCACAACGACGTTGCGGACCTCGAGGCCAAGTTGGCGTCGCTGCCGCTTCACATTCCCAAGCTGATTGCGTTCGAGTCCGTTTACAGCATGTGTGGATCGATTGGACCCATTGAGGAGATTTGCGACTTGGCCGAGAAATACGGCGCCATCACGTTCCTCGACGAAGTCCATGCCGTCGGCATGTACGGCCCGCACGGCGCCGGTGTCGCGGAGCACTTGGACTTTGAAGCGCATCAGCAGGGCCGCCCCAAGGGCAGCATCATGGATCGCATTGACATCATCACTGGTACCCTCGGAAAGGCATACGGATGCGTTGGTGGCTATATTGCCGGGAGCGCCAAGCTCGTTGACATGATCCGCTCCCTCGCCCCCGGATTCATCTTCACCACGTCACTCCCGCCCGCGACGATGGCCGGCGCAAAGACGGCCATTGAGTACCAGATGGACTACGACGGCGACCGTCGCCTTCAGCAGCTCCACACCCGCGCGGTCAAGGAGGCCCTGAACGACCGCGACATCCCCGTCATCCCCAACCCCTCCCATATCATCCCCATCCTGGTTGGCAACGCCGAGCTCGCCAAGCAGGCTTCGGATATGTTGCTCCAGGACTACCAGATCTACGTGCAGTCCATCAACTACCCCACGGTTCCTGTTGGACAGGAGAGACTGCGCGTCACTCCCACCCCTGGCCACAAGAAGGAGTACCGCGATCAGCTTGTCCAGGCGCTCGACGAGATCTGGACCAAGCTCGGCATCAAGCGTACTTCTGAATGGGCTGCCGAGGGCGGCTTCATTGGCGTCGGAGAGGCTGACGCCGCTCCCGAGGAGCCCCTGTGGACTGACAACCAGCTTGGCATCGAGCAGGCTGCGAAGGAGATCAAGGCCGCGGGAAACATCAGCAACGGCTTCGTCGAGGCCCTGCTGGAGCGTGAGTCCAAGGCGACGACTGGTCAGGCCGTGAGCTCTGCCATTTGA
- a CDS encoding glutathione synthetase, translating to MATPTLTREQYPPRLSQSEQDALVQTVKDWAIGNGLSVRPPPTVVTPESDPKGILAVNVPVTLFPSPFPKGCFEQARFVQKTYNELYAAISRDEEFLSAMVDEVKGGDDFIGKLWDTHVRVKKEGYTQSLSLGLFRSDYLVHQDTSSDEPKRQVKQVEFNTIASSFGGLSSRTSLLHKFLSVAEYPLLDHPIESGSLDLPENKSVQGLSGGIRAAYDAYGPSELGHTKCVIFVVQGGERNIFDQRHLEYALVNDAADPVTVFRIPFSELLQHTTVADTPKRQLLYKLPRDPTKVFEVAVAYLRCWYDPSDYPDESAWEARYHLERSSAIKCPTVLTQLAGSKKIQQVLATPRPAAAAGGASPSVLGRFIPDDAPSTAAVFETFTNIFPMDTSEAGLKARKIAQDPELCKSYVLKPQREGGGNNHYREDIPEFLKKTPETHWGSYILMELITPPKQDNIILRNGNLEEGGVICELGIYGTAVWDQGTGKVVHNEEAGYLLRTKGDTSNEGGVAAGFGCMDSCTLV from the exons ATGGCAACTCCGACGTTGACGAGGGAGCAGTACCCGCCCCGGCTCTCCCAGTCGGAGCAAGACGCCCTCGTCCAGACCGTCAAGGATTGGGCTATCGGCAATGGCTTGTCAGTCCGGCCGCCTCCTACGGTCGTGACGCCGGAGTCGGACCCCAAAGGTATTCTTGCGGTAAACGTACCCGTAACTCTGTTCCCTAGTCCTTTCCCCAAGGGATGCTTCGAACAGGCGAGATTTGTGCAAAAGACCTATAATGAGCTCTATGCCGCCATCAGCAGGGATGAGGAGTTTTTGAGTGCCATGGTGGATGA GGTCAAGGGAGGCGACGACTTCATTGGCAAGCTGTGGGATACCCACGTGCGAGTGAAGAAGGAGGGATATACTCAA AGTCTCTCTCTGGGATTGTTCAGATCAGACTATCTTGTCCACCAGGATACCTCCTCAGACGAACCTAAACGCCAAGTCAAGCAGGTCGAGTTTAACACGATAGCTTCATCCTTTGGTGGCCTTTCGTCCCGAACCTCGCTTCTCCATAA GTTTCTTTCCGTGGCAGAGTACCCTCTGCTTGATCATCCCATCGAGTCAGGGTCCCTCGACCTGCCCGAGAACAAAAGCGTTCAAGGCCTATCCGGCGGCATCCGCGCCGCCTACGACGCCTACGGCCCATCGGAGCTCGGCCACACAAAGTGCGTCATCTTCGTTGTCCAGGGCGGCGAGAGAAATATCTTTGACCAGCGTCACCTCGAGTACGCTCTCGTCAACGACGCCGCCGACCCCGTCACCGTCTTCCGCATCCCCTTCTCCGAGCTCCTGCAGCACACCACCGTCGCCGACACCCCCAAGCGCCAGCTTCTCTACAAGCTGCCACGGGACCCAACCAAGGTGTTCGAGGTCGCTGTCGCGTACCTGCGGTGCTGGTACGACCCGTCCGACTACCCGGACGAGAGCGCCTGGGAGGCCCGCTACCACCTCGAGAGGTCGTCCGCCATCAAGTGCCCCACCGTCCTGACCCAGCTGGCCGGCAGCAAGAAGATTCAGCAGGTCCTGGCGACGCCGAgaccagcggcggcggcgggtggTGCCTCGCCTTCGGTCCTCGGCCGGTTCATCCCCGACGACGCTCCCAGCACGGCCGCGGTGTTTGAGACCTTCACCAACATCTTCCCGATGGACACCTCCGAGGCCGGGCTCAAGGCGCGCAAGATCGCGCAGGACCCGGAGCTATGCAAGAGCTACGTCCTCAAGCCCCAGAGGGAAGGCGGCGGCAACAACCACTACCGCGAGGACATTCCCGAGTTCCTGAAGAAGACGCCCGAGACGCACTGGGGTTCGTACATCCTGATGGAGCTCATCACGCCGCCTAAGCAGGACAACATCATCCTCCGCAACGGCAACCTCGAAGAAGGCGGCGTCATCTGCGAGCTTGGCATCTACGGTACTGCAGTGTGGGATCAGGGCACCGGTAAGGTGGTTCACAACGAGGAGGCTGGCTATCTGCTCCGCACCAAGGGCGATACTAGCAACGAGGGTGGTGTCGCTGCGGGTTTTGGATGCATGGATAGCTGTACGCTCGTCTGA
- a CDS encoding SNF2 super family protein, whose amino-acid sequence MEGNEDDPFNWDVERLVHELCTAESRPWHPKLTSKRPNPVILAKALREHDIDGETLLTYEDVMPPLDGLLRDLGIVKIVHKMTIVKAIHYLKSKSHGYRHQKIEMAKEEADSQESSLELHINGKPEPAAPNPSTTEDPPTTITTQDVNTDQDALASVVEEKDMQTSEPPQKKRKMAPTLITSTITGIGNIPIRTPADDVVTRKSMTADTRLPLSNTTPRGNRGKTSPAIPAVTDDAISQELDKASIRPSPSPAASRRTHSDTQQVDQKLVSRFNPLGAYFGPDALIISRQVPQSSLAPGASPADEGSNTFHFVARGLIPTGHSRQVHRALRRLLRMNDKSLILLRNGMSPFVEPEEEDEILPVFGDSDDDEGYDTETRDAIEEEEEEKKREMELKSHHLTPDDVERVLKEEIQRIEASWEERKLIKKHWKANAIWNKARRTGLVRQIASTTSRLEALNNRIEKLCREIKLNEWPAEDQLRRQARCLESSVEDRRAEKWLLDTLRGPEPIRPLTMPKQRPNPAPRPDLSDEDGDLITSGDDDDDDDFVIDDDDELGVDDMTNALPPVASATRPKSPMDLDDPEDVPMQEPQPPRLLKDESPADALVDMKSDLGIIDLTMVDSEPEDEPENEPAPSEHELELALPEADFISLVTPEKPRASAAATPAPESDGDEQQQPTKEQLETPFDQYGKIGDIAPTIWRKHGDNKRLLICVISRLTPRWREAFFRLIQSMDPADIWTDFVIAALEDLPENHSQESAVELGTVIARLFRVFALCKPAAANTITRRLNNKIKVRKIKGKVDQFEDFCQFVKTGILPNFPEGTRASSSGRRGSFDTGESQGDFTDDDIEVSPSKKRKTLVAMDQTAIDLRESDRRRREEQEQRRKELRKKLAASDTISSDKSRLIINETKGDDEGLIYINSEIGQRIKDHQIEGVRFLWNQIVYDAKVRQGCLLAHTMGLGKTMQVITLLVAIAEAARSKDESILSQIPEDLRQSKTLVLCPALLVDNWMDELLMWAPDGVLGHFYKMEAVVNALERAPMIRDWDKTGGVMIIGYDMFKRLAAPLGGEMLTPQEKSIAQILTESPNLVVADEAHKMKNPDSLIAIAAAKFKTQRRIALTGSPLANNVIEFYCMINWVAPNYLGPLSEFKDYYAEPIQSGLYEDSTGSQYRKAKKQLAVLEATVAPKTNRATIKSCLKNDLPPKMEFVLTVPMTPIQGKLYDAFLAALNNDADVAGVKTLGANINFSLIVNHPRCWQNRLIEERAALLKKEPTSLTLSSTIISEGLKILQREQDVPSPALSWKVQLLVGILDQCERMKEKVLVFSQSIPTLDYLENLFRQQRRKFSRLDGTTPIHKRQQQVKNFNSGENQVYLISTTAGGVGLNIHGASRVVIFDYKYNPIHEQQAVGRAYRIGQRKPVYVYKFISGGTFEQALHNRNVFKTQLASRVVDSENPKRWSKKDNEYAKTRWEPDQDDLSPFAGKDVVLDSLLTHPSMSQGIRSIIMTDTFEEEDTSEILTPEDLKDVRNQVYMNSIRNTDPEKYREMELARIAKLGAPALVGATSYMPQTVTQTFGVAGSSVQTPIPTPNLPQRPVFNTYQAFHLVEAMKPLPDTMKPPQITPVPVPVPGALATQIDTAPIQQAAASLQSMQLATAVSDAQITEQTAERVSPQVAGPMPMAGANTFFRAQQTPSSPPPGDKSLSSPAVKRPKRPGITNWEDQFKHKILESLDTITDSAIADAVKEDKAVLADRIASSTWLVRSEMKEGELPNHSHMKELCSLMTVPRFAAAVITGHIPPSQLAYAPIDGLKSLSNELTTLQEHQFREKLKLGQDMTEEPKQHPQIVSDKTKPSPNVRRANPFQEDDDDDDDNLDLLREVAGRRRHRAPRLPTWASKAIEEGKLGEQRRTGEPSSSASASASASAGQGIFEGMGV is encoded by the exons ATGGAGGGCAATGAGGATGATCCCTTCAACTGGGACGTTGAACGGCTGGTACATGAGCTATGCACCGCTGAAAGTCGGCCATGGCATCCGAAACTTACGAGCAAGAGGCCCAACCCGGTAATTCTTGCAAAAGCACTCCGTGAGCATGACATTGACGGGGAGACGCTTCTCACCTACGAAGATGTCATGCCCCCTCTTGACGGTCTTCTCAGAGACCTCGGCATCGTCAAAATCGTTCACAAGATGACGATTGTCAAAGCCATCCACTATCTCAAGTCGAAAAGCCACGGTTATCGACATCAGAAGATCGAAATGGCAAAAGAGGAGGCAGATAGCCAAGAAAGCTCGCTAGAGCTGCATATCAACGGCAAACCGGAGCCCGCAGCCCCAAATCCCAGTACCACAGAGGACCCTCCAACGACTATCACAACGCAAGACGTCAACACGGATCAAGATGCATTGGCCTCCGTCGTTGAAGAGAAAGACATGCAGACGAGCGAACCACCTcagaagaagagaaagatGGCGCCAACATTGATCACCAGTACTATTACAGGGATTGGCAACATACCTATCAGAACCCCGGCCGACGACGTTGTTACTCGGAAGTCTATGACAGCAGATACCCGGCTACCCTTGTCGAATACGACCCCCAGAGGAAACCGCGGGAAAACATCGCCGGCCATCCCAGCTGTAACAGACGACGCTATTTCTCAGGAGCTCGATAAAGCAAGCATAAGGCCTTCTCCATCGCCTGCGGCTTCCAGAAGAACACATTCGGATACTCAGCAAGTGGACCAGAAGCTTGTCTCAAGATTCAATCCTCTGGGGGCGTACTTTGGACCCGATGCGCTCATTATCAGCCGTCAAGTCCCTCAGTCAAGCCTTGCACCTGGTGCAAGCCCCGCAGATGAAGGCAGCAATACATTCCACTTCGTTGCTAGGGGCTTGATTCCCACCGGACACAGCCGGCAAGTCCACCGAGCGTTGCGACGACTACTGCGCATGAACGACAAGTCTTTGATATTGTTGCGCAATGGTATGTCTCCTTTTGTGGAGCCTGAGGAGGAAGACGAGATTCTTCCGGTATTCGGGGACTCCGATGACGACGAAGGTTACGACACAGAGACAAGAGACGCcatcgaggaagaggaagaggagaaaAAGCGAGAAATGGAACTCAAGTCTCACCACCTGACTCCGGATGATGTCGAACGTGTACTAAAGGAGGAAATACAACGGATTGAAGCCTCTTGGGAGGAGAGAAAACTAATCAAAAAGCATTGGAAAGCCAACGCCATCTGGAACAAGGCCCGGCGCACTGGTCTCGTCCGACAGATAGCGAGTACCACATCTCGACTCGAGGCTCTCAATAACCGCATAGAAAAGCTTTGTCGAGAAATCAAGCTGAACGAATGGCCGGCCGAAGATCAGCTGCGCAGACAAGCACGGTGCCTTGAGTCTAGCGTCGAGGACCGGAGAGCTGAAAAGTGGCTTCTCGATACCTTGCGAGGACCCGAACCCATCCGACCACTGACGATGCCTAAGCAACGGCCAAATCCAGCCCCGCGGCCCGATCTCTCTGACGAGGATGGCGACCTTATCACCagcggcgacgacgacgacgatgacgacttCGTAATTGACGATGATGACGAATTGGGGGTTGACGATATGACAAACGCGCTCCCGCCCGTGGCGAGCGCGACTCGCCCAAAAAGTCCCATGGATTTGGACGACCCTGAAGATGTGCCAATGCAGGAGCCGCAACCTCCGCGATTGCTCAAAGACGAGTCTCCAGCCGACGCTCTGGTCGATATGAAATCCGACCTTGGCATAATCGACTTGACAATGGTTGACTCCGAGCCTGAGGATGAACCTGAGAATGAGCCCGCGCCCTCCGAGCATGAGCTTGAGCTTGCGCTTCCCGAGGCGGATTTCATCTCTCTAGTCACGCCTGAAAAGCCAAGGGCATCGGCAGCCGCAACGCCAGCCCCTGAAAGCGATGGTGACGAGCAGCAACAGCCAACAAAGGAACAACTAGAAACCCCATTCGACCAATATGGCAAGATTGGGGACATCGCGCCGACGATATGGAGAAAGCATGGAGACAACAAGCGACTTTTGATCTGCGTCATCTCACGGCTTACTCCGCGATGGAGAGAGGCCTTCTTTCGCCTTATCCAGAGCATGGATCCCGCTGATATCTGGACGGACTTCGTGATCGCAGCTCTTGAGGATTTGCCTGAAAATCACAGCCAAGAAAGTGCGGTCGAGCTCGGCACCGTCATTGCCCGCTTGTTCAGAGTCTTTGCACTCTGTAAGCCGGCGGCTGCCAATACCATCACCAGAAGGCTCAACAACAAAATCAAGGTCAGGAAGATAAAGGGTAAGGTAGATCAGTTTGAGGATTTCTGTCAATTCGTCAAGACTGGCATACTGCCCAACTTTCCTGAGGGTACCCGAGCCAGCAGCTCTGGCCGCCGTGGAAGCTTTGATACTGGGGAGTCCCAAGGAGATTTTACCGACGACGATATCGAAGTTTCTCCGTCTAAGAAACGGAAGACTTTGGTAGCCATGGATCAGACCGCTATAGATCTCCGTGAAAGTGACCGACGCCGGAGAGAAGAGCAGGAGCAGCGACGAAAGGAATTGCGCAAGAAGCTGGCAGCATCCGACACCATCTCGAGCGACAAGTCACGTCTCATTATCAACGAAACCAAGGGAGATGACGAAGGCCTGATCTACATTAACAGCGAAATCGGTCAACGCATCAAGGACCACCAGATTGAAGGTGTCCGCTTCCTGTGGAACCAGATCGTCTACGACGCCAAGGTGCGGCAGGGATGTCTCCTCGCTCACACCATGGGGCTCGGCAAGACCATGCAGGTCATCACATTACTTGTTGCCATCGCCGAGGCCGCACGATCGAAAGATGAGTCTATTTTATCACAAATTCCAGAGGACCTTAGACAATCCAAGACTCTGGTACTTTGCCCGGCCTTGCTTGTCGACAACTGGATGGATGAGTTGTTGATGTGGGCCCCTGATGGTGTTCTTGGCCACTTCTACAAAATGGAAGCCGTCGTCAATGCACTAGAGAGAGCCCCCATGATCCGGGACTGGGATAAAACCGGCGGCGTCATGATCATTGGCTACGACATGTTCAAGAGACTGGCCGCTCCTCTAGGGGGCGAGATGCTGACACCCCAGGAGAAGTCGATTGCGCAAATACTCACAGAAAGCCCTAACCTTGTTGTTGCGGATGAGGCTCACAAAATGAAGAACCCTGACTCATTGATAGCTATCGCAGCCGCCAAGTTCAAAACTCAACGACGCATCGCACTCACCGGTTCACCTCTGGCAAACAATGTGATAGAATTCTATTGCATGATCAACTGGGTCGCACCTAATTATCTGGGTCCCCTGTCAGAGTTCAAGGACTACTATGCCGAACCGATTCAGTCTGGCCTCTACGAGGACAGCACTGGAAGTCAATATCGAAAGGCAAAGAAACAACTTGCTGTTTTGGAGGCTACTGTAGCACCCAAGACGAACAGAGCAACAATCAAATCCTGtcttaagaacgaccttccGCCAAAGATGGAATTTGTACTTACTGTTCCCATGACACCAATTCAGGGCAAGCTCTACGACGCTTTCCTCGCTGCCCTCAACAACGACGCGGACGTTGCAGGCGTCAAGACTCTGGGTGCAAACATCAACTTTAGCCTCATCGTCAACCACCCTCGTTGCTGGCAAAACAGACTTATTGAGGAGCGTGCGGCGTTGTTGAAGAAAGAGCCGACTAGTCTGACTCTGTCAAGCACAATCATCAGCGAGGGCCTGAAAATCCTGCAACGAGAGCAGGATGTGCCTTCGCCTGCCTTGTCTTGGAAAGTACAGCTCCTCGTCGGCATTCTGGACCAGTGCGAAAGGATGAAGGAGAAAGTTCTCGTCTTTTCACAATCAATCCCGACTCTGGATTATCTGGAAAATCTGTTCAGACAACAGCGGAGAAAATTCTCTCGGCTGGATGGGACTACTCCAATCCATAAGAGGCAGCAGCAAGTCAAAAATTTCAACAGTGGTGAAAACCAAGTCTATTTGATTTCAACAACAGCCGGTGGGGTTGGCCTGAACATCCACGGCGCCAGTCGCGTGGTCATCTTCGACTACAAATATAATCCCATTCACGAGCAGCAAGCGGTGGGTCGAGCGTACCGCATTGGCCAGCGAAAGCCGGTATATGTTTACAAGTTCATATCTGGCGGGACATTCGAACAAGCGCTTCACAACAGAAATGTATTCAAGACCCAACTGGCGTCAAGAGTTGTGGACAGCGAAAACCCGAAAAGATGGTCCAAGAAAGATAATGAATACGCCAAGACTCGCTGGGAGCCTGATCAGGATGACCTCAGTCCATTCGCCGGCAAGGACGTTGTTCTCGACAGCCTATTGACCCATCCAAGCATGTCTCAGGGCATACGCTCGATCATCATGACGGATACCTTTGAAGAGGAAGATACGTCCGAAATCTTAACGCCCGAGGACTTGAAGGATGTGAGGAACCAGGTCTACATGAATTCTATCCGCAACACCGACCCAGAGAAGTATCGAGAGATGGAGCTGGCACGGATCGCTAAACTTGGCGCTCCAGCCTTGGTGGGTGCAACATCATACATGCCACAAACAGTCACCCAGACCTTTGGTGTGGCTGGGAGCAGCGTCCAAACACCAATCCCAACTCCAAACCTCCCTCAAAGGCCTGTCTTCAACACATACCAGGCATTTCATCTGGTGGAAGCTATGAAGCCCTTACCCGATACGATGAAGCCGCCGCAAATTACGCCTGTGCCGGTGCCGGTGCCTGGGGCTCTGGCAACTCAGATTGACACTGCACCGATACAACAAGCTGCCGCTTCCTTGCAGTCGATGCAGCTTGCAACTGCCGTTTCTGATGCGCAAATTACGGAGCAGACTGCTGAGCGGGTATCA CCTCAAGTAGCTGGCCCTATGCCCATGGCTGGTGCCAATACCTTCTTTAGGGCTCAGCAGACACCAAGCTCTCCCCCGCCTGGAGACAAATCTCTCTCATCCCCTGCGGTCAAGAGGCCCAAGAGGCCCGGAATTACTAATTGGGAGGACCAGTTCAAGCACAAAATTCTCGAGTCACTCGATACGATAACGGACTCGGCGATAGCTGATGCGGTCAAGGAGGACAAGGCCGTCCTGGCTGACCGGATCGCAAGCTCGACATGGCTCGTGAGATCGGAGATGAAGGAGGGAGAGTTGCCAAACCACTCGCATATGAAGGAGCTGTGCAGCTTGATGACAGTCCCGAGATTTGCAGCAGCTGTCATCACAGGACATATTCCTCCCTCTCAGCTTGCGTACGCGCCGATTGACGGACTCAAAAGTCTTTCGAACGAGTTGACGACGCTTCAAGAACACCAATTCCGCGAAAAGCTTAAGCTGGGTCAAGACATGACTGAGGAGCCTAAA CAGCATCCGCAGATCGTTTCCGACAAAACCAAACCTTCCCCAAACGTTCGCCGAGCGAATCCTTTCCaggaagacgacgacgacgacgacgacaattTGGATTTGCTTCGGGAGGTTGCGGGAAGAAGGCGACATCGTGCGCCCAGGCTTCCCACATGGGCAAGTAAAGCAATCGAAGAAGGAAAACTCGGGGAACAACGCCGCACAGGGGAGCCTTCGTCATCAGCGTCGGCGTCGGCATCGGCATCAGCAGGGCAAG GCATCTTCGAAGGCATGGGCGTTTGA